One Chryseobacterium geocarposphaerae DNA window includes the following coding sequences:
- a CDS encoding DUF4249 domain-containing protein: MKIFKKFLIIMAGFTLISCEKVIEVDLETAEPKLVIDASIDWVKNTSGNVQKIKLSTTTAYYSNEFPPVSGASVTVNNSSNTVFNFIENPGTGEYICNNFQPVIGETYTLKIVVNGETYSATEKLINVPNIENNIEQNNEGGIAGDEVEIIYYYHDDGAQENYYLNRVTIPEIAFPQYRVENDENNQGNLTPIFFSNKDLKAGDAVDIKLYGISKRYYDYFKKILSASGNNDNPFSTIPTAVRGNIINQSNSNNFPFGYFRLSEVAVKNYTIQ, encoded by the coding sequence AAAATATTTAAAAAATTTCTAATCATCATGGCCGGTTTTACCCTCATCTCATGTGAAAAAGTAATTGAAGTGGATCTGGAAACAGCAGAACCAAAGCTCGTGATTGATGCTTCCATCGATTGGGTAAAAAACACTTCAGGAAATGTCCAAAAAATTAAATTATCTACTACAACAGCTTATTACAGCAATGAATTCCCCCCGGTTTCCGGAGCCAGCGTTACGGTGAATAATTCATCCAATACTGTTTTTAATTTCATCGAAAATCCGGGAACGGGAGAATATATCTGCAACAACTTCCAGCCTGTAATTGGTGAAACTTATACGTTAAAGATTGTTGTAAATGGCGAAACCTACAGCGCTACGGAAAAGCTGATCAACGTTCCGAATATTGAAAATAATATCGAACAAAATAACGAAGGAGGAATAGCCGGAGATGAAGTCGAGATCATTTATTATTATCATGATGACGGAGCACAGGAAAATTATTATCTGAACCGAGTAACCATCCCTGAAATAGCATTTCCTCAATACCGTGTGGAAAACGATGAAAACAACCAGGGAAACCTTACCCCGATATTTTTTTCAAACAAAGACCTGAAAGCCGGAGATGCCGTAGATATCAAACTCTATGGAATATCCAAAAGATATTACGATTATTTCAAAAAAATACTTTCTGCATCTGGTAATAACGACAATCCGTTTTCTACCATACCGACGGCTGTACGCGGAAATATCATTAACCAGAGCAATAGCAATAATTTTCCTTTCGGATATTTCAGACTATCTGAGGTGGCTGTTAAAAATTACACGATTCAATAA